The following proteins are co-located in the Clostridiales bacterium genome:
- a CDS encoding ATP-binding cassette domain-containing protein, giving the protein MSSQLSITHLTKSFETGTANQKIALDNFSLEVETGEFITILGSNGAGKSTLFNAILGKFLPDSGRIILDGENITYWKDYKRAEKIGCLFQNPLRGTAPNMTIEENLALAYTRNASRSFFAVSRKDSDYFRELLATLDLGLENRMKTKMGLLSGGQRQAASLLMATIAKPKLLLLDEHTAALDPVTSMKVLEITGQIIAQNRLTALMITHDMNQALTFGTRTIMMDRGTLVLDIHGPERAEMTPRKLVDLYTDQSGQMLSDRTMLSL; this is encoded by the coding sequence ATGAGTTCACAGCTTTCTATCACCCACCTGACAAAAAGTTTTGAGACGGGAACTGCAAACCAGAAAATTGCACTGGACAATTTTTCGCTAGAGGTGGAAACAGGAGAATTTATAACGATACTTGGCTCTAACGGCGCAGGAAAATCTACGCTGTTCAATGCAATTCTGGGAAAGTTCCTTCCGGATAGCGGAAGAATCATACTGGACGGAGAGAATATTACCTATTGGAAGGATTATAAAAGAGCGGAAAAGATCGGCTGCCTGTTTCAAAATCCCCTTCGCGGAACAGCTCCCAATATGACCATCGAAGAAAATCTGGCACTGGCTTATACAAGGAATGCTTCAAGATCTTTTTTCGCAGTGAGCCGTAAAGATTCTGACTACTTCCGCGAATTGCTGGCGACTCTGGACTTGGGGCTGGAAAACCGGATGAAAACAAAGATGGGACTTCTTTCAGGAGGACAAAGACAGGCTGCATCACTGCTTATGGCAACGATCGCCAAACCGAAGCTGCTTTTGCTGGATGAGCATACTGCAGCTCTTGATCCAGTTACTTCAATGAAGGTGCTGGAAATAACCGGGCAGATTATCGCACAAAACCGATTGACTGCGTTGATGATCACACATGATATGAATCAGGCTCTGACCTTTGGAACCAGAACCATCATGATGGATCGAGGAACGCTGGTGTTGGATATCCATGGACCGGAACGAGCAGAAATGACTCCGAGAAAATTGGTGGACCTTTATACCGATCAATCAGGACAAATGCTGTCCGACAGAACGATGCTTTCGTTATAA
- a CDS encoding methyltransferase domain-containing protein, with the protein MEKNIDFGYVADLYDYYATGSYDLNFYRNLCRNRENILELMCGTGRVSIPLIREGFPITCVDYSEEMLEVFRSKLGDESENSRLVCQDVCELEMDHLYDLIVIPSNSLSEILDKAKQRKAIQNIYRHLKPGGIFFCALYNPFYRVKQADGTIKYLGKYNLDGGRSMVITYYNIYLSDLQIISGTQFYEIYDSNNRMIEKRCLDVRFSVITKEEICQMARSAGFSVKAVYGDYEPYHYDEKSTYMNFVFVKEKRGGRCRR; encoded by the coding sequence ATGGAAAAAAATATTGATTTTGGCTATGTTGCCGATCTTTATGATTATTATGCCACAGGTTCATACGATTTGAATTTCTATAGAAACCTCTGCAGAAACAGGGAAAACATCTTAGAACTGATGTGTGGGACAGGAAGGGTGTCCATCCCTTTAATCAGGGAGGGCTTTCCCATTACCTGTGTGGATTATTCAGAGGAAATGCTGGAAGTTTTTCGGTCAAAACTTGGCGATGAGTCAGAAAATTCTCGTCTTGTTTGCCAGGATGTATGTGAGCTTGAAATGGATCATCTTTATGACCTGATCGTCATCCCCTCCAATTCCTTATCTGAAATTTTGGATAAAGCAAAACAGCGAAAGGCGATCCAAAACATTTACCGACATCTCAAACCGGGCGGTATATTTTTCTGTGCACTATATAATCCGTTTTACCGGGTAAAACAGGCTGATGGAACGATCAAATATTTGGGGAAATATAATCTGGACGGCGGAAGATCCATGGTAATCACCTATTATAATATCTATTTGAGTGATCTGCAGATCATCAGCGGCACTCAGTTTTATGAAATCTACGATTCTAATAATAGAATGATTGAGAAACGCTGTCTTGATGTACGTTTTTCCGTAATTACAAAAGAAGAGATTTGTCAGATGGCGAGGTCAGCAGGATTTTCTGTGAAAGCAGTTTACGGGGATTATGAACCTTATCATTATGATGAGAAAAGTACCTATATGAATTTTGTCTTTGTCAAAGAAAAACGAGGGGGAAGGTGCAGACGATAA